ATAACTTTAAAGGGAATTCGTGATAAGATCCTCGAATCTGAACATGTGGAATTAAGCATAAGTTCCATTAGGAATGGACTGAAACAATTACGGATCACATTAAAGTGTGCATCACTACAAGCTGATGAACATCGAAACTCAGAGAGAACAATTGAGATGCGCAAACTGTACGCATTGAATTTTTCTCAATATGCCCCTAAAGCAAGacaaaatataatattcattGATGAATCGGGATTTAATTGTCATCTTCGAGGAACGAAGACACGATCAAAAGTTAATACACCAGCTTGTGTGACCATGCCAATGGTTAGAGAACGATATGTTTCTCTAATTGTAGCAATAAACATTCAGGGAATAGTGTGGCATGAAGTAATTGCACATTCTACggttacttcaaatattttttgtgaatTTCTTCAAAGATTATTGCAGAAATTGGATGAAGATAATCTGGAGGAAGTGAGGTTTATCTTGGACAATGTAAGCCTCCACAAAACCCAGGAAATATGTGATCTTGTTGGTCAGACAAGacatactttattatttctaccACCATATTCTCCAATGATGAACCCCACTGAAgaagttttttcaaaaattaagttctgcgcgagaaatattttggctgatcCGTCAAACCATGAACATTTAGTAGATGTTATTAATCATTCCGTTGCAACTATTACTCCTACAGATTgtcatacatattttatgaatatgtatatgaaattaccaCGAGCAGTGGCAGGAGAACCATTATAAATGAAGCTATAAGGAAATaagtatttctgatgttaaataagtattttatgtttattattaaatacatgcaataaaatgtttagttttaaCAATAACTTAGCATTggattttcccccctttcttccgcctcccactctcccccactccggttcaagccattgtttttcagtctagttgtgtaggacacagctccctggcccatgctggtattatgagccttgcgctcccctctGCAATCGGTCGCCAGTCGTCTgtcagcagctcacagcagctctcgctggctgccggccattcGGCCACTCACACTGACCACCGACTGCTACACGGCAGCCCATGGTGGCTCACAGTGGCAGCTCACGCCAGCCTCGGGCTTATAgcatcccagctccagggagagctgttgttcacaatcttagctgtagagggcgcagctcactggcccgtgtgtgAGTCGAACTGGaggccttcggcgttaggagtgCGACACTCCAACTGCccgagccactgggccagccagATTTCTTCGTTTCtcaatttgtataaaatattctgttttataaaaagcTGATAAAATTATTGTAAGCATAGAAAACGTTATTAAAACAACTCTTTAGGCAGCAACATTTTTGGAGATCAATGACTAACTCAAGGCACGAGCCAAATTTACAAAGCTGTTTCATGACTCAACACATGATCTAATTCATAGATGAACTGGTTGATGATTAAAACCCTCAattctttatagaaaattttaaaacacccctccaaaaacaaaatacttttaaaaacctctttGAGTCTAGTCTCTCAAAATTGGGTGAGTTTGAACAGTTTCCTGGGCAGAACACAGTCTGAAAGGACCCTTTCTATTTAATGGACCAGAAGTTCCAGGTCTCACCCCCTCAATAAGACAGGATCCAGCTGtggtcattttcatttgttttcttctgtctcctccaaGCCCCTCAGGCTTGATCCTTAATGCCCCTCTGATTCTGATCCTCCCGTGTATTAACCGAGAGGattgaaaagaaggaaagcaaCCCTTTGATGTGGAGACATTAAAGTGGCAGTTGATGCCCACTACTCATTGGGCACTTGATGCAGGATGAGTTGGGGAAGCAAATTTCTTCACACTGAAGTCGTTCACATCCTGCCATCTCGTCACATCCAAGCAGCTGCCTGTCCAGCGAGGAAAAACACTGAGACTGCTCCAGAGAAGTCAAACCTTCCCGCAAAGGTGTTTTCTGAGACACTGTAGTAGCATTAGGCATGTGAGCACGAGTCGTGTGTGCAAAGCGTTCGTGATTTCCTAAAGGAGAATATTCGGTTGCTTGGCTTCCACATCCACCctttctctcaatctctctccaaACTTCCCACCTTCCTTTTGCAGAAAAGTTAAGAAATCTCTGGTACCGCTGGCCACCCCTGCCCACACCCTGTTCTTATATAGAAGAGCACAGAAATGTCCTGCACCATCCACGTGATGAAGTGTTTCCTCATTCAGGAGAAACAGCAGCACTAGAAATTATATAACTCGAATGGGGCTTCTCTAAGACATGGAGACTGGAGGGTCGGGGGTTGCTGGTCTGGGAAGTAGTGCTGGGCACTGAACGTGCACAGAAAGGCACCAGGCCTCCTCGCTGCGTCCCGCACCACGAGATGCTTGCAAGGGGATCTTCTCGGGAATTAGGGGGCAAATTTCCCTCCAATCTCTTTCCAAGTGGAGTAAAAGGATGGAATATGAGGGCAGTAAAGATTAGGGAGATGAGTCAGTCGGCTGCTGCGAGGGGAGGAGGCCAGGCGGGGCTCAGGGGAAGAGGGGCCTGAGAGAAGCCAGAGCCTTAACACGGCCCAAGCCAGAAGGTGAGCTCTCTCAAGGATTGAAAGGGGTTGGCAGCTCGGCCCCAGCTTGGTGCCCAGAAGAGAGGAAAGCACGCTCGGACAGCCCCACATCTCCCTCtagtttggatttatttttattacaaagacatttttgtggaaaaatttgatctgcaaaaggatgaatttgatttgcaaaaaaGTGAATTAGATTTGCTAAAGGGTGATTTGATTGGCAAAAGGATGAATTTGGAGTGTAAAACCTGTAACTAGGCCTCCCTTTAAGTCCTCTGCCGCTAAATCAATTTTCTAAGGCACAGTCGTCATGGAGCCCTCTGCACGCTCAGTCCTTTCCTGTGGCTTCTGATTGGTTCTTAATCCTATCAGACCCAGTGCTCCTGTTATTAACAAATACTTTGTCTTCCTAAAAAGAAAtgcatagaaaataaaactggcctatacatattttctattcaacatagttgtCTTAAATGTAACgtaatagagaaataaagaaaaagtaatttatttaaaaagtggtatGTATTTCAAAATGCAGGTGTTTGGACATGACTACACCAGAAGAAGCAACAAAGTAATCAAATGTTTGCACTAGTATATAATTAATAAGTTTGagttatggaaaaataaaatcaaaattctaggaaaatgaaagagcagaagtgGGTGGACAGAATAAAAATCAGTTCAGCCAACTAGTAGActggacagaaaaagagaaataacctTAATTGAAGTAGGGCTAAGATGATgttggctgaattgtgtctccccaacaGATACATTGACATCCTAACCCCAGGGACCTGTGACTGGGGTTTGGAAATCTGATTTGGAAATGGACTGGGGAGacgtaatcaagttaagatgaggtcgtgTTGGTTCAGGCCCTTTACTAAATGCAGTGATTAGTATCTTCAAGAGAAGTCCACGTGACAACAGTGACAGacattggagtgatgcagctccaagccaaggaacaccacaCACTGCTGACAACCcccagaagctaagagagaggCAAGGACAGTGCCCCCTTAGTCCTTCAAAGAGAACGATGGCCCTGCCGAGGGGGTGAAACTAGGTCTTCAATAGCTTTCACAACTGGACCTCTTGCCCTTACAGCAGTGAAAGCTCAGAGgctgttttttgcctttttagaCATCTGTGAAGACTGAGGAAGAAGCAATCCAGGCCCTTGTCCCCGAGGAGTGGCCACATCTACATCTGGCTCCGAGGAGCCTCTGTGAGAAGTCAGCTCAGGAGAAGGTGACACACCTCAGTCTGACGTGTAAGGAAGCCTTCTGGTCCTCTGTCTGGTCACCTTTTCCCATCATTGACCCTcagcctctcctccccttcttttgGCCTCTGCCTTCAGCCTTCTCTCAGCCTGTCATTTTGCATCCCTTCCAGTCACATTATCTTCTTGTCATGTTCTCTGACCATGCCTCCGTAACCCCTgactccctttctcttccttaccAACGGTCTCATAGACTTGGTTGTTTTCGGACATCCCTTCATATATGGAAGGCCCTTGAGCTCCTCTGC
This DNA window, taken from Rhinolophus ferrumequinum isolate MPI-CBG mRhiFer1 chromosome 22, mRhiFer1_v1.p, whole genome shotgun sequence, encodes the following:
- the LOC117015302 gene encoding uncharacterized protein LOC117015302 encodes the protein MQITSSESLRSRSRNPIVRHNNPPRYNRISHDKISVLIKCYKDGRTVNESAEISGINRNTAKSIIKQYNKNGGVLLEKKRGGKRTMKLNASLVNNIEQIIEENPCITLKGIRDKILESEHVELSISSIRNGLKQLRITLKCASLQADEHRNSERTIEMRKLYALNFSQYAPKARQNIIFIDESGFNCHLRGTKTRSKVNTPACVTMPMVRERYVSLIVAINIQGIVWHEVIAHSTVTSNIFCEFLQRLLQKLDEDNLEEVRFILDNVSLHKTQEICDLVGQTRHTLLFLPPYSPMMNPTEEVFSKIKFCARNILADPSNHEHLVDVINHSVATITPTDCHTYFMNMYMKLPRAVAGEPL